A window of Blattabacterium cuenoti contains these coding sequences:
- the pncB gene encoding nicotinate phosphoribosyltransferase, with amino-acid sequence MNIPRISSLLDNDFYKFTMQNAVLKLFPNVQVKYQFINRGYHHFPKNFGNILKEILCTMKNLKLTYTERLYLEKYCPCFDSTYLNFLHHYRYNPKEVTIIQTGSHMNMYIEGLWSRTILWEVPLLALISELYYKITNLQRISYNKIIISTINKLKIYQNLNVKIGEYGTRRRYSYKVHKTILNIFNKKKYTCFIGSSNVHFSKNLSMKPIGTQGHEWTMFHAAQYGINQANQLAMLNWINIYKNKLHNIALSDTYTTPMFFKNFNKTLTNQFQGIRHDSGNPFIFINKTLKHYNKFHINPLNKTIIFSDNLNPNTVAKIASFCKKKINSLFCIGTNFTNDVGVNTLNIVIKMIKTNPKNKWIYVVKLSDNHTKSTGQKNMIHLVKQIVKKSLL; translated from the coding sequence ATGAATATTCCTAGAATTTCATCTTTATTAGATAATGATTTTTATAAATTTACTATGCAAAATGCAGTACTTAAATTATTTCCTAATGTTCAAGTTAAATATCAATTTATAAATAGAGGATACCATCATTTTCCCAAAAATTTTGGAAATATTTTAAAAGAAATATTATGTACTATGAAAAATTTAAAATTAACTTATACAGAACGATTATATTTAGAAAAATATTGTCCATGTTTTGATTCTACTTATTTAAATTTTTTACATCATTATAGATATAATCCTAAAGAAGTTACGATTATACAAACTGGCTCACATATGAATATGTATATTGAAGGATTATGGAGTAGAACAATTTTATGGGAAGTACCATTATTAGCATTAATAAGTGAATTATATTATAAAATAACTAATTTACAACGAATATCATATAATAAAATTATTATTTCTACAATAAATAAATTAAAAATTTATCAAAATTTAAATGTAAAAATAGGTGAATATGGTACTAGAAGAAGATACTCTTATAAAGTACATAAAACAATTTTAAACATTTTTAATAAAAAAAAATATACATGTTTTATAGGAAGCAGTAATGTTCATTTTTCTAAAAATTTATCTATGAAACCAATTGGCACACAAGGACATGAATGGACTATGTTTCATGCAGCACAATATGGTATTAATCAAGCTAATCAACTAGCTATGCTAAATTGGATAAATATTTATAAAAATAAATTACATAATATAGCTTTATCTGATACTTATACTACACCAATGTTTTTTAAAAATTTTAATAAAACATTAACAAATCAATTTCAAGGAATTAGACATGACAGTGGAAATCCATTCATATTTATCAATAAAACACTAAAACATTATAATAAATTTCATATTAATCCATTAAATAAAACAATTATTTTTTCAGATAATTTAAATCCAAATACAGTTGCTAAAATTGCTTCTTTTTGTAAAAAAAAGATCAATTCATTATTTTGTATAGGAACTAATTTTACTAATGATGTTGGAGTTAACACATTAAATATAGTAATTAAAATGATTAAAACTAATCCAAAAAATAAATGGATATATGTAGTAAAATTATCTGATAATCATACCAAATCAACAGGTCAAAAAAATATGATTCATTTAGTCAAACAAATAGTAAAAAAATCATTATTATGA
- the miaB gene encoding tRNA (N6-isopentenyl adenosine(37)-C2)-methylthiotransferase MiaB, translating into MLNTINNNLFYIETYGCQMNSSDSEIIISILLKKGFYLTYNIEKANIILLNTCAIREKAKVTIINRLQYLKSLTQNKNKIFGIIGCLSKIENEFVSKKLVDFSINPNSYKEIPNIINYIKQGKKINFYKLNTNKTENYENIYPFRQKNKVTAFLSIIRGCNNMCTFCIVPFTRGRESSRNPYSILTECKKLYNNGYKEITLLGQNVDSYLWIKTYNNHKIHVNFAQLLNLLATHLPFMRIRFTTSNPHDFSDEIIQSLSRYSNICKHIHLPVQSGSNKMLKLMNRQYTREHYILLIKKIKKIIPECSISHDIMTGFCHENEEDHKSTISLMNQIKYHYGYMFMYSPRPGTYAYRQLPDNVPYEIKKRRLQEIITLQKQHSYFHMKQYIGHIQEVLIEGCSKKNNMYLYGKNTQNITVVFPKKNYKIGNFVYVKILDCTSATLIGNIIKYIN; encoded by the coding sequence ATGTTAAATACCATTAATAATAATCTGTTTTATATTGAAACCTATGGTTGTCAAATGAATAGTTCAGATAGTGAAATTATAATTTCGATATTATTAAAAAAAGGATTTTATTTAACATATAATATAGAAAAAGCTAATATTATTTTATTAAATACTTGTGCTATACGAGAAAAGGCAAAAGTTACTATCATAAATAGATTACAATATTTAAAATCATTAACTCAAAATAAAAATAAAATATTTGGTATTATTGGTTGTTTATCAAAAATTGAAAACGAATTTGTATCTAAAAAACTTGTAGATTTTTCCATTAATCCAAATTCTTATAAAGAAATTCCAAACATTATTAATTATATTAAACAAGGAAAAAAAATTAATTTTTATAAACTTAATACTAATAAAACAGAAAATTACGAAAATATATATCCATTTAGACAAAAAAATAAAGTTACTGCATTTTTAAGTATTATTAGAGGGTGTAATAATATGTGTACATTTTGTATAGTACCTTTTACAAGAGGAAGAGAAAGTAGCAGAAATCCATATTCTATTCTGACAGAATGTAAAAAATTATATAATAATGGATATAAAGAAATAACATTATTAGGTCAAAATGTAGATTCTTATTTATGGATCAAAACTTATAATAATCATAAAATTCATGTTAATTTTGCTCAATTATTAAATTTATTAGCTACTCACTTACCATTTATGAGAATTAGATTTACAACATCTAATCCTCATGATTTTTCTGATGAAATAATTCAAAGTCTATCTAGATATTCTAATATTTGTAAACATATTCATTTACCAGTTCAATCTGGAAGCAATAAAATGTTAAAATTAATGAATAGACAGTATACAAGAGAACATTATATTTTGTTAATAAAAAAAATTAAAAAAATAATCCCTGAATGTTCCATTTCTCATGATATTATGACTGGATTTTGTCATGAAAATGAAGAAGATCATAAATCTACAATAAGTTTAATGAATCAAATCAAATATCATTATGGATATATGTTTATGTATTCTCCAAGACCTGGTACTTATGCTTATAGACAATTACCAGATAATGTACCATATGAAATAAAAAAAAGAAGATTACAAGAAATTATTACTCTTCAAAAACAACATTCATATTTTCACATGAAACAATATATAGGACATATACAAGAAGTATTGATTGAAGGATGTTCTAAGAAAAATAATATGTATTTGTATGGTAAAAATACACAAAATATTACAGTAGTGTTTCCAAAAAAAAATTATAAAATTGGAAATTTTGTTTATGTGAAAATATTGGATTGTACATCAGCTACATTAATAGGTAATATAATTAAATACATTAATTAA
- a CDS encoding sigma-54 interaction domain-containing protein: MEHTIQNIKSKLNIIGNDYALHRALEKSIQVAQTDISVLVLGESGVGKEFIPKIIHQLSYRKHCPYISINCGAIPEGTIDSELFGHEKGSFTGANNMRKGYFEEANGGTIFLDEVGELPIATQIRLLRILESGEFIKVGSSKIQKTNIRIIAATNVNMQYSIQNGQFREDLYYRLNTVEINIPALRFRKHDIRLLIKKFSNDFSDKYNMPSIQFTEESIRYLEAYSWPGNVRQLKNIIEQISVVEINRNICIDNLKEYLPNHITSIAHNEKIYSHFSTNHERDFLYQFLFDLKSNLNNLKNLIFQWIKQDDVFLKKNKHLIEKIFGNIFHSSIYDKKLDSIYQLVNSSSSSKDNIHNEMSVNVKKSDLNSFSLQEKEIEFIQKALIKHRGKRKQAAKDLGISERTLYRKIKQYGL, encoded by the coding sequence ATGGAGCATACTATTCAAAATATCAAAAGTAAACTTAATATTATTGGAAATGATTATGCATTACATAGAGCTTTAGAAAAATCCATTCAAGTTGCACAAACAGATATTTCGGTCTTAGTATTAGGCGAAAGTGGAGTTGGAAAAGAATTTATTCCAAAAATAATTCATCAATTGTCATACAGAAAACATTGTCCATACATTTCTATTAATTGTGGAGCTATTCCAGAAGGAACTATTGATAGTGAATTATTTGGCCATGAAAAAGGATCTTTTACTGGTGCTAATAATATGAGAAAAGGATACTTTGAGGAAGCTAATGGAGGAACTATTTTTTTAGATGAAGTTGGAGAATTACCAATTGCTACTCAAATACGTCTTTTACGAATATTAGAATCTGGAGAATTTATTAAAGTTGGATCTTCTAAAATTCAAAAAACTAATATTAGAATTATTGCTGCTACTAATGTAAATATGCAATATTCTATTCAAAATGGACAATTTAGAGAAGATTTATATTATAGATTAAATACAGTAGAAATTAATATACCAGCATTAAGATTTAGAAAACATGATATTAGATTATTAATAAAAAAATTTTCTAATGATTTTTCTGACAAATATAATATGCCATCTATTCAATTTACAGAAGAATCTATACGATATTTAGAAGCATATTCTTGGCCTGGTAATGTTAGACAATTAAAAAATATTATAGAACAAATTTCTGTAGTGGAAATCAACAGAAATATTTGTATCGATAACTTAAAAGAATATTTACCAAATCATATTACATCTATTGCTCATAATGAAAAAATTTATTCTCATTTTTCAACTAATCATGAAAGAGATTTTTTATATCAATTTTTATTTGATCTAAAAAGTAATTTAAATAATTTGAAAAATTTAATATTTCAATGGATTAAACAAGATGATGTTTTTTTAAAAAAAAATAAACATTTAATAGAAAAAATATTTGGAAATATTTTTCATTCATCTATTTATGATAAAAAACTAGATTCTATTTATCAATTAGTAAATTCATCATCATCATCAAAAGATAATATTCATAATGAAATGTCTGTTAATGTTAAAAAAAGTGACTTAAATTCTTTTTCATTACAAGAAAAAGAAATAGAATTTATTCAAAAAGCTTTAATAAAACATAGAGGTAAAAGAAAACAAGCAGCAAAAGATTTGGGTATTTCTGAACGAACATTATATAGAAAAATTAAACAATATGGATTATAA
- the secG gene encoding preprotein translocase subunit SecG: protein MILLSIFIIFICCLLIIIILIQNPKKGMFYQPFIENKIKFFGIKQTNLFLINITWILAIIILVSICLFNILLKIMS, encoded by the coding sequence ATGATATTACTTAGTATATTTATTATTTTTATATGTTGTTTATTAATTATAATAATTTTAATTCAAAATCCTAAAAAAGGAATGTTTTATCAACCATTTATTGAAAATAAAATCAAATTTTTTGGTATCAAACAAACTAATTTATTCTTAATAAATATAACTTGGATATTAGCAATAATTATTTTAGTTTCTATTTGTTTATTTAATATTTTATTAAAAATTATGTCATAA
- a CDS encoding co-chaperone GroES yields the protein MMDVKIKPLADRVLILPDQAETQTASGIIIPDTAKEKPQKGTVVAIGQGKKNEPITLKKGDRVLYGKYSGTELKWEQQEYLIMRESDIIAII from the coding sequence ATGATGGATGTAAAGATTAAACCTTTAGCAGATCGTGTATTAATATTACCTGATCAAGCTGAAACACAAACAGCTTCAGGAATTATTATACCTGATACAGCTAAAGAAAAACCGCAAAAAGGTACTGTAGTTGCCATTGGTCAAGGAAAAAAAAATGAACCTATTACTTTAAAAAAAGGAGATAGGGTATTATATGGAAAGTATTCAGGAACAGAATTAAAATGGGAACAACAAGAATATTTAATTATGAGAGAATCTGATATAATAGCAATTATATAA
- the groL gene encoding chaperonin GroEL (60 kDa chaperone family; promotes refolding of misfolded polypeptides especially under stressful conditions; forms two stacked rings of heptamers to form a barrel-shaped 14mer; ends can be capped by GroES; misfolded proteins enter the barrel where they are refolded when GroES binds), with amino-acid sequence MAKDIKFDIEARDKLKKGVDALANAVKVTLGPKGRNVVLQKSFGGPQVTKDGVSVAKEIELEDAIENLGAQMVKEVASKTNDVAGDGTTTATVLAQAIVREGLKNVAAGANPMDLKRGIDKALEVVILDLKKQSREVGGNNQKIQQVASISANNDEKTGALIADAFEKVGKEGVITVEEAKGTDTSVDVVEGMQFDRGYQSPYFVTNTEKMITEFDQPQILLSDKKIAAMKDLLPILEPVAQSGKPLLIISEEVEGEALATLVVNKIRGTLKVAAIKAPGFGDRRKAMLEDIAILTGGTVISEETGSKLEDVKLHMLGKAERVIIDKDNTTIVNGGGSKKDIRARVDQIKAQIETTTSDYDKEKLQERLAKLAGGVAVLYVGAASEVEMKEKKDRVDDALNATRAAVEEGIVAGGGVALVRAIKSLDHIIGDNPDQDTGIQIVRRSLEEPLRQIVANAGGEGSVVVAKVAEGTGDFGYDAKLGEYKNMIVEGIIDPTKVARVALENAASVAGMLLTTECVVTEIKKDEPNTPPMPSAGAGGGMGGMM; translated from the coding sequence ATGGCAAAAGATATTAAATTCGATATTGAAGCAAGAGATAAGTTAAAAAAAGGAGTAGATGCATTAGCAAATGCTGTCAAAGTAACTTTAGGACCAAAAGGAAGAAATGTTGTATTACAAAAATCTTTTGGAGGACCACAAGTAACTAAAGATGGCGTATCTGTAGCAAAAGAAATAGAATTAGAAGATGCTATTGAAAATTTAGGTGCTCAAATGGTAAAAGAAGTGGCTTCTAAAACAAATGATGTAGCAGGAGATGGAACAACTACTGCTACTGTATTAGCACAAGCAATTGTAAGAGAAGGATTAAAAAATGTAGCAGCTGGAGCAAATCCAATGGATTTAAAACGAGGAATAGATAAAGCATTAGAAGTAGTAATTTTAGATTTAAAAAAACAATCTAGAGAAGTTGGAGGAAACAATCAAAAAATTCAACAAGTTGCATCTATATCTGCTAATAATGATGAAAAAACTGGAGCTTTAATAGCAGATGCATTTGAAAAAGTAGGAAAAGAAGGAGTTATTACGGTAGAAGAAGCAAAAGGTACTGATACATCCGTAGATGTTGTAGAAGGTATGCAATTTGATCGAGGATATCAATCTCCTTATTTTGTTACTAATACAGAAAAAATGATTACAGAATTTGATCAACCACAAATTCTATTATCTGATAAAAAAATTGCAGCAATGAAAGATCTATTACCAATTTTAGAACCTGTTGCTCAATCTGGAAAACCTTTATTAATTATTTCTGAAGAGGTCGAAGGAGAAGCATTAGCTACATTAGTAGTTAATAAAATTCGTGGAACTTTAAAAGTAGCTGCCATAAAAGCACCTGGATTTGGAGATAGAAGAAAAGCTATGTTAGAAGATATAGCAATTTTAACAGGTGGAACAGTAATTTCAGAAGAAACAGGAAGTAAATTAGAAGATGTAAAATTACATATGTTGGGAAAAGCAGAACGAGTGATAATAGATAAAGATAATACTACTATTGTAAACGGTGGAGGAAGTAAAAAAGATATCAGAGCTCGTGTAGATCAAATTAAAGCTCAAATCGAAACTACTACATCAGATTATGATAAAGAAAAATTACAAGAACGTTTAGCTAAATTAGCTGGAGGTGTCGCTGTATTATATGTAGGAGCTGCATCAGAAGTAGAAATGAAAGAAAAAAAAGATAGAGTTGATGATGCTTTAAATGCTACAAGAGCAGCAGTAGAAGAAGGTATTGTTGCAGGTGGTGGTGTCGCACTTGTACGTGCTATTAAATCATTAGATCATATTATAGGAGATAATCCAGATCAAGATACAGGAATACAAATAGTGAGACGATCATTAGAAGAACCATTGAGACAAATAGTTGCTAATGCTGGTGGAGAAGGATCTGTAGTTGTAGCTAAAGTTGCTGAAGGAACTGGTGATTTTGGTTATGATGCAAAATTAGGAGAATATAAAAATATGATTGTAGAAGGTATTATAGATCCAACTAAAGTTGCTAGAGTAGCATTAGAAAATGCAGCTTCAGTAGCTGGAATGTTATTAACAACAGAATGTGTAGTAACAGAAATTAAAAAAGATGAACCTAATACTCCTCCAATGCCTAGTGCTGGTGCCGGTGGTGGTATGGGTGGAATGATGTAA
- a CDS encoding KdsC family phosphatase — translation MKHYMNIMKNIHTFIFDVDGVLTDSTLYLYPNEYIGKKMSVKDGFAMKLAKEKGYNICIITRNSDIMVFKRLRKLNINHIYQGIYNKKKYFNEYCNILNISKHTILYMGDDLPDLEIMKSVALPCSPFDAVSEIKAISKYISPKKGGQGCVRDVIEQTLKIQNNWN, via the coding sequence ATGAAACATTATATGAATATTATGAAAAATATTCATACTTTTATATTTGATGTTGATGGAGTATTGACTGATAGTACGTTATATTTATATCCAAATGAATATATAGGAAAAAAAATGTCGGTGAAAGATGGATTTGCAATGAAATTAGCAAAAGAAAAAGGATATAATATATGTATTATAACAAGAAATTCTGATATAATGGTCTTTAAACGTTTAAGAAAATTAAATATTAATCATATTTATCAAGGAATTTATAATAAAAAAAAATATTTTAATGAATATTGTAATATTCTAAATATTTCTAAACATACTATATTATATATGGGAGATGATCTTCCAGATCTTGAAATTATGAAATCTGTTGCTTTACCATGTTCTCCTTTTGATGCAGTATCAGAAATTAAAGCAATTTCTAAATATATTTCTCCAAAAAAAGGAGGACAAGGTTGTGTCAGAGATGTAATAGAACAAACATTGAAAATTCAAAATAATTGGAATTAA
- a CDS encoding DUF3276 family protein, whose translation MEEKENIRNEICSRTLKTGSRTYFFDARETRAGDYYLTITESKKTFSETGEMTYKKHKIYLYKEDFSKFRNILDNMIKFIINEKGEEVISERHQKDFKGQFQSFNHNQNNNKNIAH comes from the coding sequence ATGGAAGAAAAAGAAAATATAAGAAATGAAATATGTTCACGTACTTTAAAAACTGGTAGTCGTACGTATTTTTTTGATGCAAGAGAAACTAGAGCAGGTGATTATTATTTAACTATTACAGAAAGTAAAAAAACTTTTTCTGAAACTGGAGAAATGACTTATAAAAAACATAAAATTTATTTATATAAGGAAGATTTTTCTAAATTTAGAAATATATTAGATAATATGATTAAATTCATTATTAATGAAAAAGGAGAAGAAGTAATTTCAGAACGTCATCAAAAAGATTTTAAAGGACAATTTCAATCTTTTAACCATAATCAAAATAATAATAAAAATATTGCACATTAA
- a CDS encoding ABC transporter ATP-binding protein yields MIRLLSFSKKYIFKYKYRFFIGCLLIVISNIFTLLPIPYIGKSINTIKIMFYASYTHKIDIYRYNTHNQLKIQILIYAIIISIIPIIGGVIKYYMRQCIMITSRMIECDIKNEIFAHYQKLNLSFYQNNSTGDLMNRLTEDVSYIRQFLGPAFMYTLNLMILFIMVFIQMFRLNKSLSFYVMIPIPILFIIIYYISKHLFKISQYIQENQAIIASFIQETFSGIHLIKSFFFEKFLYKKYNNMIINYYNQHITLSTINTILSSIIIFFIGNCNILILLFGGKKYFNGDIKEIGVLAEFFTYINIIIFPFFLLNWIVLTIEKAKVSIKRIHQFLQINPNILNKNLIKNNFYGKIQFINVSFIYNTKCVFKKISFTIAQGKTLIVTGQTGSGKTTIGRLMSRLYDPSSGKILIDNILLQNHNLFFFRKNISYLSQEAFLFSDTIYNNIAFGSINQEITPDQVYEAAKNAMIDKEIINFKNGYNTILGERGMTLSVGQRQRICIARAIIRNPKIIILDDIFSGIDYITTKLIINFLQKKMKNTTIVIITNDISYISNFDLLLLLHHGKIYKIT; encoded by the coding sequence ATGATTAGGTTATTGTCGTTTAGTAAAAAATATATTTTCAAATATAAATATCGTTTTTTTATAGGATGTTTATTAATTGTAATATCCAATATATTTACTTTATTACCCATTCCTTATATAGGAAAATCTATTAATACTATTAAAATTATGTTTTATGCTTCTTATACACATAAAATTGATATTTATAGATATAATACTCATAATCAATTGAAAATACAAATTTTAATATATGCAATAATTATTTCCATTATTCCAATAATTGGTGGTGTAATTAAATATTATATGAGACAATGTATTATGATAACATCTAGAATGATTGAATGTGATATAAAAAATGAAATTTTTGCACATTATCAAAAATTAAATTTGTCTTTTTATCAAAATAATTCTACTGGCGATTTAATGAATAGATTAACTGAAGATGTTTCTTATATTAGACAATTTTTAGGACCAGCATTTATGTATACATTAAATTTAATGATTTTATTTATTATGGTTTTTATTCAAATGTTTCGTCTAAATAAATCATTATCTTTTTATGTTATGATACCTATTCCTATTCTTTTTATTATTATTTATTATATTAGTAAACATTTATTTAAAATTAGTCAATATATACAAGAAAATCAAGCAATTATCGCTTCTTTTATACAAGAAACATTTTCTGGTATTCATTTAATTAAATCTTTTTTTTTTGAAAAATTTTTATACAAAAAATATAATAATATGATTATAAATTATTATAACCAACATATTACTTTATCTACAATCAATACCATTTTATCATCAATTATTATTTTTTTTATTGGAAATTGTAATATATTAATTCTTTTATTTGGAGGTAAAAAATATTTTAATGGAGATATAAAAGAAATAGGAGTATTAGCAGAATTTTTTACTTATATTAATATTATTATTTTTCCTTTTTTTCTTTTAAATTGGATAGTATTAACGATCGAAAAAGCAAAAGTATCAATAAAACGTATTCACCAATTTTTACAAATCAATCCTAATATTTTGAATAAAAATTTAATAAAAAACAATTTTTATGGGAAAATACAATTTATCAATGTTAGTTTTATTTATAATACAAAATGTGTATTTAAAAAAATTTCATTTACTATTGCACAAGGAAAAACATTAATTGTGACTGGTCAAACTGGATCTGGTAAAACTACTATAGGAAGATTAATGTCTAGATTATATGATCCATCTAGTGGAAAAATATTAATTGATAATATTTTATTGCAAAATCATAATTTATTTTTTTTTAGAAAAAATATAAGTTATCTTTCTCAAGAAGCATTTTTATTTTCAGATACTATATATAATAATATTGCTTTTGGAAGTATTAATCAAGAAATTACTCCTGATCAAGTTTATGAAGCAGCTAAAAATGCAATGATAGATAAAGAAATTATAAACTTTAAAAATGGATATAATACAATACTAGGAGAACGGGGAATGACTTTATCTGTAGGACAAAGACAGCGAATATGTATAGCAAGAGCAATTATAAGAAATCCAAAAATTATTATATTAGATGATATTTTTTCTGGAATAGATTATATAACAACAAAATTAATTATTAATTTTTTACAAAAAAAAATGAAAAATACAACTATAGTCATTATTACTAATGATATATCTTATATATCTAATTTTGATTTACTTTTATTATTACACCATGGAAAAATATATAAAATAACATGA